The genomic segment atacgctacaccacatttgctgggcagatgcgtgaccagcagcgtaacccaacgcgacaGTGGTTCTCTTCTACCGAAGTTTCCCAGACGACAGCACTTACGTtgtcactgaccaacacacacacacacacacacacacacacacacacacacacacacacacacagcccccgcTACCTGTTCTGTCATGAACTGTTCCCAGCGCTGCACAATGGGAATGCCCTCCGTGTAGCCCAGTGACTGCAGCCTCAACGTGGTGTTGACGGCGATGGCCATGTACTTGATCTTGTTGCCCACAAGGATggctgcacacaccacagaccacacaccacGGTCATCAGCACGGCGCTGTACAGTGTCTGCTGTGTAAAGTTTAATAGAAAATAAggtggaaacgaatgatgagcgcccaatggcagccgtcagacggctccacccaggtaggcagtctgttgtgctaaatgaccccgtgtttgtaaaaaaaaagcgcttagagctttgtctccaaacgaggataggcgctatataagaatcaatatcatcatcatcatcatccattaacatcatgatcatcatcatcatccattaacatcatcatcatcatcatcatcaaagtcccATTGCTTTTTACGGCCAGCGAGACAGTGAATTCGtgaccactgtgtctggggctcggtacaggaaggcggtgctcgacctcccccccccccctacccttcacccctctcctctccttttcgCCGTTTTAACCCTTTAATCTCTACCGACGTCAGGTACCCCTATTCGcaccctgggtggagtgaggcaaAGGCAAggtgtttatttcgtgtgccccctgggggcactgaaacattacatacgttcatcatttacacctatccaataaatacaaaaaagagtgatgtcaaaaacaagaagtaggcccATTCGTTcaattcggagtaaagtgcctttcccaaggacaccagcACCGAAACAGGGCCTGGACCCTTGACCACTGGCAAACTGTGGATCGGATCAAGAAGTCCAACGACTGACCAGTTCTGACACGCTGCCTCAGTCTGTTATATAGTAGTAGTGGTCAATGCGAAACGGCTGCTGacgtcggtgatgatgatgatgatgatgatgatgatgatgatggtggtggtggtggtggtgtggtgatgatggtggtggtggtggtggtggtggtgtggtgatgatgatgatggtggtggtggtggtggtggtggtggtggtgtggtgatgatggtggtggtggtggtggtggtggtgtggtgatgatgatgatggtggtggtggtggtggtggtggtggtggtgtggtgatgatggtggtggtggtggtggtggtggtgtggtgatgatggtggtggtggtggtggtggtggtgtggtgatgatggtggtggtggtggtggtgataatgatgctcTTTCCGAAAGTCATGATAACaacgataatgttgatgatgatgatgataataacgatgttgtcacgcaggaaaaaaatacacacacaaaaagggtagcgctgtagtgtagcgacacgctctccctcgggagagcagcccgaatttcacacagagaaatctgttgtgacaaaaaagagaaatacaatctgTAACACTTATATAACGTACATGGGAGCGGTCAAAATGCTGGAAGAAGCGAAGTCGATCTCTTCATGAgataccgtcatcatcattaacgatgacaacattattatttttttcaagagGACAACATttcatgttgccatgggctctttttcagtgcacaaagtgcgtgctgcacacgggacctcgttttatcgtctcatccgaatgactagacgctcagttcgattttccaatcaaacttgggagaaagggcgagagcgggattcgaacccacttcctcacggactctctgtattggcagatgagcgtcttaaccattctgccaccttctacctcctcctcctcattatcatcaacaacagcaagctaacgctcatcatcatcatcgtccttgtcatcgtcatcaacaacaacaccagatagctcatcatcatcatcatcgtccttgtcatcgtcatcaacaacaacaccagatcatcatcatcatcgtccttgtcatcgtcatcaacaacaacaccagacaactcatcatcatcatcgtccttgtcatcgtcatcaacaacaacaccagacaactcatcatcatcatcgtccttgtcatcgtcatcaacaacaacaccagacagctcatcatcatcatcatcatcatcatcgtccttgtcatcgtcatcaacaacaacaccagacaactcatcgtcatcatcatcatccttgtcatcgtcatcaacaacaacaccagacaactcatcgtcatcatcatcgtccttgtcatcgtcatcaacaacaacaccacacagctcatcatcatcatcgtccttgtcatcgtcatcaacaacaacaccagacagctcatcatcatcatcatcatcatcatcgtctttgtcatcgtcatcaacaacaacaccagacagaTAACGTACAAGGGGCTGTCAGAACGCCGGAAGTGTAGGTGTCAGTCTCCTCCCCGAAGAGCGAGTTGAAGATCTGGTAATCCTCCGTGTTGTTCTGCTGGAAGGCGTCCCAGATCCAGTACGTCAGAGGGATCTGAGCACGGAAACATGGAAACATTTGGCATGGAAAGTGGAACCTGCGgacattggaggaggaggaggaggaggagaagaagattgaggaggaggagaagaagaagacgaagaaaaaggaggaggagaaaaagaagaaggaggaagagaagaagacgaagaaaaaggaggaggaggaggagaaaaagaagaaagaggaggaggaggagaaggaggaggagaagacgaagaaaaaaggtggaggaggaggagaaaaagaagaaggaggaggaggagaagacgaagaaaaaaggaggagacaaagaaaaaggaggaggaggagaaggaggagaagaagacgaagaaaaaaggaggaggaggaggagaaaaagaagaaggaggaggaggagaagaagaagaagaagacgaagaaaaaagaggaggaggaggagaacaagaagaagaaggaggaagaggaggagggggatgaggaaaaggaggaggaggaaaaggaggaggagaggattagtagaagaaacacacacacacacacacacacacaccccccccccacccccaatcacacACTCCCATACATCTCCCAAATGATCTGTCCAGCCTTCATGATTCCTTCGCGTGTATCACGTACAcaatctctcccctccctcaaaccttCACCCCCaagtaaaaccaacacacacacacacacacacacacaaagagagagagagagagagagagagagagagagagagagagagagagagagagagagagagaatgctagcGTGTTCAAATCATTTTCGTTTGAAACTGGCCAGTTAATACCTATCACACTCTCCTGACCAACAGGTCATAATTATATAATCATAGGTACAATGCATGGCTCTGTATACCTACATTTCGTCTCCTTGTTTGTCTCAATCCTACTGTtaatctgtctcttgtctttttcaTGGTGAATTGATTCTTAATAATTTTTTCCAATACAGAAACAGATATAAAACCAcacagcacttttttttccattcatgtaCCATTTGAAATCCATCTCCAACAAGTGAGTGAAAAGActttgaataaacaaaaaaaacaaaaccacctacGACAACATCacccttatcatcattatcatcatcatcatcatcatccctatcatcactgtcatgtcacattaccatcaccactgtcatcactatcattacctTTAAACAAcatcaaccaaccaaaaaacattcTTCGAGAAATACAGGCCACTCACGTCCAGGAAATGCGTGAAACTGGAGTTGAAGGCCGAGTTGTCGTAATGAGTACTGAGTGACGTCATAAAGGCTGACGTCTTTGTCCAGTCCCAAGGCATGGTGACGTCAACACTGCCAGAAACTGGGTCgctctgaagaaagaaagaaagaaaaaataagaatgtGGAATCACGTTactgcgttatgtgtgtgtgtgtgtgtgtgtgtggggggggtgtaggcgtgtgtgcgcgaggtgtgtgtgtgtgtgtttgtgtgtgtgtgtatgcgtgcgtgtgtatggttTTGCGAGCGCGCGCGACtgagtatttatatatatatatatatgtgtgtgcttgtgcgcgatAGGTCTGCAGCACACGACACGATACGGGACACGATAGGCCTGTAGCACACGACACGATACGGGACACGATAGGCCTGTAGCACACGACACGATAGGCCTGTAGCACACGACACGATACGGGACACGATAGGCCTGTAGCACACGACACGATAGGCCTGTAGCACACGACACGATAGGCCAGTGGCACACGACACGATAGGCCTGTAGCACACGACACGATAGGCCTGTAGCACACGACACGATAGGCCTGTAGCACACGACACGATACGGGACACGATAGGCCTGTAGCACACGACACGATAGGCCTGTAGCACACGACACGATAGGCCAGTGGCACACGACACGATAGGCCTGTAGCACACGACACGATACGGGACACGATAGGCCTGTAGCACACGACACGATAGGCCTGTAGCACACGACACGATAGGCCTGTAGCACACGACACGATACGGGACACGATAGGTCTGCAGCACACGACACGATACGGGACACGACAGGCCTGTagcacacaactctctctctctctctctctctctctctctctgtgtgtgtgtgtgtgtgtgtgtgtgtgtattttaaacgtgtttttgttggggttttttggcaaTACCGTGCAATATAACGTGAAACatcgcaacacaatgcaattcgAAATAACGCAACCCAAAAGTAATacatcacagaacaacacaatgcaattacaacacaacactacgcaacgcaccacaacacgacgcaacacaactcacaacaacatactacaacacactacaacactgcacgacacaacacagctcattacaacacactacaacacaacacagctgactacaacacactacaacacaacacaacacaacacagctcactacaacacactacaacacaacacagctgactacaacacactacaacacaacacgacacaacacagctcactacaacacactacgacacaacacaacacactacaacacaacacaacacaactcactacaacgcaatacaacacactgcaacacaacacaacacactacaacacaacacaactcactacaacacactacaacacaacacaactcactacAACACTAAGTACAATACAAGAAAGTAACGCTTAGCGTCGCAGTGCTGCCGAACAGAACGTAAAACAAACCAGTACAACGCGTACCACACACAATGCGAACTGACCTGAAGAAAAGTGTCCATGTTTCTGGGGAAACATGCTATCTCAGGTTGCCCCGTCACCAAGTCTCGTCTTATTGCGTACTCCGACACCTCCTCGGCGGTGAAGTTAAACATCGTGTCACAGATCCTCTGTTGAGCGAGGTTGAATCATATGAGCTGGGCGTAAAATCacaggtgtgggttttttgtttgtttgtttgtttgtttgtttttcgtagccgggttggctacaatcttcacGTAAATCAGTCACAAGTGATTTACCTCCCCTtcaggtaaatcggtcacaagtgatTTACCCCCCTTTACAGGGAGCATTATTTCtcatcatgaaaaaaagaagaaaaaagaagaagaaagcacttcCGAACACCTGGGATTATAGTTTTCCTGTTAAGAAAATCCAATAAGATTATATGTTTCTTAGTTATAAGATATCATTAAGTCATAAAGCCTATAATTCTTTGAAATTAATATTCATGTGAAGGAATTTTGGCGCGACCTTCAAAATCTACTCACTTATACAGTTACACAAAATCCCTTCTACCTATCTCCACCTGTAGACGACCTTACCTGACGCAGGACCTTATCTGACACGACcttaccacacaccatcacattttTAACGTGAAATTTCATCATGCATTCATTCAAAGAACATTTACACTATCGATCAGAGATCAATCAGAAACAAAATCACGGGCATTTACCTGTATGTTCTGCATCTTTCATCACTCCGTTTTCTGCCGAAAATCAAGTAAGAACCGGTACAACGTTCCTAATCGCCTCCCCCCTCCGTAGGTCCCCCGGTATCTTCAATCACCTCCTTTGAGGATATATCACTGTCCAAATTCGTGCCCCAGAAGGTATTTTTGGAAACTTCcccaccaccattcccccccccccaccttgccccctccccgccccatgaTGATTTAATCTCCCACCGGCATTATTCGAAGATTTGTCCCAAGACGTCTCCGCACTGACCTCCCAACACACAGAAGCATTTTTGCTTTTAAGCTTTATTCTGTATTTCAAAGAATTCTGTGCATATTTTGATAGGTTTTATCATAACTGACTATCACTGTgtatgaccactgctgaccattactcAAAACTGATTGTGCAGACTGCATTATTTTGTCACACATAATGAATTATGCATTACATGTCTTGGCAGCTTTTTTTGACCGATACCTGTTTTCCATTCTTCAGAGGaaaatgtcttgtctgtcttccctttttcCATTGTCTGTGTAAAGCGTCTGGGGGGTTGAAtacgtgagggtgtgtgtgtgtgtgtgtggggggggggggggcgggggggggggtacttgcaGGTGAGgacgggtttttgttttgtttttttcaaacatttttattcaatctTTTCATTattaaacacatacaaacatacactagtaactatacagacatagacatacacacatacatacatacgcacacacacacacacacacacacagaaataaaaagaagtagtagtagtagtagtactactactactaataataataataacacaaccacaagaacatgctggcaaagatcaatgaatcaagatcaaatataaggtcgccgggcgcagtctaaggaatccgataaattgtaggttgtcaacctcacacAATAGTTAGcacatatgtggccatactttaaattgcatagtaagatacaaaatatagtaataactGTCAGAACTGTATAGACACAATATATATTCTTACTTCAGGGAGAACGGGTTTTGTAGAGCcgggggtgggtggtttggttggTGGGGAGTGTTACTGGATGGGCAATACAAGGACATTTTAGGGGGGGTCTATGGGATGGtaggaaaggaaggacagaacAGGGAAGATGAGGTGGGAGattgttgtggggaggggggtaataaTAAGACGGGGGGGGAGTAATGCATATGGGTTTAGagtagggggtaggaggggtggcgggagaggggagagggggtgtaaaTGAGGTGGGAGAAGGCTGGGGGATAGGAGCAGAGGAGTACAGGGAGTAACAGCAATCAATGGCGTGCAAATGatgggacatttaaaaaaaagaaaaagaaaatgtaatatatatataagtagatATAAAACAGTCCAGTGATTTCGTAAAATCACTGACTGAATCAGTAATTTTCCGAAACCTCCCAATCGAAAAGATCAGAGAATTTACGAAATCActggtgttacacacacacacacacacgcacgtacacacacacacacaccagggaggTGCAGGCACTGACCACAAAGGCCCGCTGGGCCGCCAGAGTGCTGGCCTGAAAGCTGTCGTCAAAGCGGTGGTCACCGCGACACTCCACGGAGGAGAAGTGACAGGAGGACAGGTCATTCTCCTTCAGTCCCCACaccaggatgatggtgatggtccgGTCCTGGTCGCTGGACACGAAGCCGTAGTTGTTGTGCTTGATAGCCCGGGAGTAGTGATGCGAGTCAGTGTACAGCTGGATCTGTTTGACGGCATGCGAAAGGACAGGGGATCACCGTACTGACATGTCAGGGGattctgtgctgtgttggacgTCATGCGAAAGGACAGGGGGTCACTGTACTGACATGTCAGGGGattctgtgctgtgttggacgTCATGCGAAAGGACAGGGGGTCACCGTACTGACATGTCAGGGGattctgtgctgtgttggacgTCATGCGAAAGGACAGGGGGTCACCGTACTGACATGTCAGGGGATTCTGTGCTCTGTTTGACGTCATGCGAAAGGACAGGGGGTCACCGTACTGACATGTCAGGGGattctgtgctgtgttggacgTCATGCGAAAGGACAGGGTCTCACCGTACTGACAGGTCAGGGGATTCTGTGCTCTGTTTGACGTCATGCGAAAGGACAGGGGGTCACCGTACTGACATGTCAGGGGATTATGTGCTGTGTTGGACGTCATGCGAAAGGACAGGGTGTCACCGTACTGACATGTCAGGGGattctgtgctgtgttggacgTCATGCGAAAGGACAGGGGGTCACCGTACTGACATGTCAGGGGattctgtgctgtgttggacgTCATGCGAAAGGACAGGGGGTCACTGTActgatacgaaaaacaaataaaaccgcacgcaggaaaaaaaaaagaaaaaaaaaaagggggtggggggggggggggggggtggtagtgtaacgacgcgctctccctggggacagcaacccgaatttcacacagagaaatctgttgtgataaaaagaaatacaaatacaaatacctgctCATTGTCAGGCTCCAGCTTGGTGGCGGAGTACGCGAACCCAGCCAGACATCCCAGGAGCAGCAGCACGATCACCCAGCGGACCACCTTGTGCGTCACGAAGGCGAAGTAGTAATCCCGGAAGAAGATCACCAGCCTGCTCGGCTTCGTCTCAGTGGCGGGCTCCTCCTTCTGCTGCCTCCCTGCTGCCTTGCTTCCCGGGCCTCTGCCGTCCTGCACCTCAGAGTCACTCCTGCCTCCCAGGCCGTGAGACAGCGACGAGTTCTGGTGGGTCAGTCTGGCTGGAGAGGTGTGGTTCGGGGACTGGCCGTGGAAGGTGGTGACTGAGTTCTTGTTGGTGTGGGAGATGGTGGCTATCGGCGTGGTGTGGCCGGTCTCCGTGGCGTATTTGTTGGCGGGGGAGACGTTTTCTTCACTGTCCTcaccgtccccctcctccccctccttcttcttcttcttccagcagcagcagcacgggtGAGGCTTGTCCTCGAAGTGGAGGTGGTAGAAGACGATGATGGTGGGGAAGAACGTGATGACGGACAGGTAGTCTATCCCCACCAGAATGGCGGCGAACACCCCGAAGGACCTGGTGGCCAGCAGAGGGGACACGGCGTTGGACAGGAAGGCCGCCATGGTGGTTAGTGACGTCACCAGCATGGAGATGACGGACTTCCGGTAAGCCTCGTTCAGCCGGTGCGCCAAGGAGGGGTGTGACTGCAGCCCGGTGGCCTTCCAGGCGTCCCAGAAGACGAAGAGGTCGTCCGCCCCTATCCCCAGGATGATGAACATGGCCAGCACGTGGAAGTAGCCGAAGTAGTTGAAGCCGATGACCACGCGGTAGATGAAGTTGGTCTCCACAAAGCTGCACACGATGCTCAGCTCCGCCAGGCACGTGACGAAGAGGGAGCGCGTGTGGAACcagatgaagaggaagatgaagatcaTGCTGCCCAGAGCCAGAGCCATGTCGTACATGGCCTGCTGCCTCACCTGGTAGAACATGAGCGCGTTGTTGTAGAAGGTGAAGTCGAAGGCCGACACCTCCAGGGAGTCACTCAGCACCGGCTCCATGTATTCCGCCATGAACTCTGTCAGCGCGTTGTCCATGGACTTCTCATCACTGTAGCCAGACAGCGGCCAGCCCAGAGGCACCAGCGTTCTGGTCAGGGTGCAGGTCACAGACCCGCTAGAGACCTGGTTGTTCTTCCCCAACGCGAACGCAAAGGCGCTTTTCGTTTCGTTGTACGTGTAGGCGGCGTAGAGAACGTTGTCGATGTTGTTAAAGTTGGGGTCGTTGAAGACAGCGTCCACAGAGGCGTACGTCCCGTCGAAGAAGCGTAGCACAGATATGGGCGGTTTGCACGTTCCGCTCTGCGTCATCTGACAGTAGGTGGAGAACTGGTTCACGCTGACCAGGCGTTGCTCGATGGTCTCGATGACCTGCAGTTTGTCCTTGGTGAAGATATTGCCTCCGCCGGCGTCGTAGAAGAGCAGGACGCCTTGCTTGGTGAAGGCACGCTGCCAGGTGGGGTACTTGTTGGCAGGGAGGACTCGATTCACGCTGACATGTTACAACAAGGGGGCCTGGTTAGTGCGTGTCATATCACAGTGGTGTCACATCAAAGAACCTGGTTAATTTTAATCATATCACAGTGGTGTCACATCAAAGAACCTGGTTAATTCTAATCATATCACAGTGGTGTCACATCAAAGAACCTGATTAATTCTAATCATATCACAATGGTGTCACATCAAAGAACCTGGTTAATTTCAATCATATCCCAGTGGTGTCACATCAAAGAACCTGGTTAATTTTAATCATATCACAGTGGTGTCACATCAAAGAACCTGATTAATTCTAATCATATCACAGTGGTGTCACATCAAAGAACCTGGTCAATTTTAATCATATCACAGTGGTGTCACATCAAAGAACCTGATTAATTCTAATCATATCACAGTGGTGTCACATCAAAGAACCTGATTAATTCTAATCATATCACAGTGGTGCCACATCAAAGAACCTGATTAATTCTAATCATATCACAGTGGTGCCACATCAAAGAACCTGGTTAATTTCAATCATGTCACAGTGGTGTCACATCAAAGAGCTTGTCATATCACAGTCGTGTCGCAACAAGgaactttctttgtgtttgtcatATCACAGTCTTGTCACAACAAAgaactttctttgtgtttgtcatATCACAGCCGTGTCACAAGAAACTAATTAGTGTTGGTCATAACACAGTGTGTCAAAGCACAGACTGGCCAGTTTTTCTCACACAAACTGACGAGTGCCCCCTAACACAGACTGACCATTGAccctcacacagactgaccaTTGACCCTCACATAGACTGACCAGTGAACACATTGTccctcacacagactgaccagtGCCCCCTCACACAGACTGGCCATTGACCTTCACACAGACTGACCAGTGAACACATTAAccctcacacagactgaccagtGCCCCTCGCACAGACTGACCATTGAccctcacacagactgaccagtgcccctcacacagactgaccctcacacagactgaccattgaccctcacacagactgaccattgaccctcacacagactgaccctcacacagactgaccattgaccctcacacagactgaccctcacacagactgaccattgaccctcacacagactgaccagtGCCCCCCTACCAGACTGACCATTGaccctcacacagccacacagactgaCCAGTGCCCCCCCACCAGACTGACCATtgaccctcacacagacacacagactgaccctcacacagactgaccagtgcccccctcacacagactgaccagtGATCTTCACACTGACCATTGATCTCCACACAGACTGACCATTGACCCTCATACAGACTGACCATtgaccctcacacagacacacagactgaccctcacacagactgaccagtGCCCCCTCACACACTGA from the Babylonia areolata isolate BAREFJ2019XMU chromosome 21, ASM4173473v1, whole genome shotgun sequence genome contains:
- the LOC143296097 gene encoding protein dispatched homolog 1-like produces the protein MSSPTKGNRTNSAVSRIQVSPSKTAANTSTVSPAMEDNSPSKKSRAIGAGWYIEPANPVRKTEAPESTASSLSSSAAAAAAVVEDKGGNPSEDRTPFFFIRWIANRPRLCFGVALGMHIFFLVLSGVLVVSGYDLIPANWESLPLELHDEPWLKREYAWLDRDEYSGSVNRVLPANKYPTWQRAFTKQGVLLFYDAGGGNIFTKDKLQVIETIEQRLVSVNQFSTYCQMTQSGTCKPPISVLRFFDGTYASVDAVFNDPNFNNIDNVLYAAYTYNETKSAFAFALGKNNQVSSGSVTCTLTRTLVPLGWPLSGYSDEKSMDNALTEFMAEYMEPVLSDSLEVSAFDFTFYNNALMFYQVRQQAMYDMALALGSMIFIFLFIWFHTRSLFVTCLAELSIVCSFVETNFIYRVVIGFNYFGYFHVLAMFIILGIGADDLFVFWDAWKATGLQSHPSLAHRLNEAYRKSVISMLVTSLTTMAAFLSNAVSPLLATRSFGVFAAILVGIDYLSVITFFPTIIVFYHLHFEDKPHPCCCCWKKKKKEGEEGDGEDSEENVSPANKYATETGHTTPIATISHTNKNSVTTFHGQSPNHTSPARLTHQNSSLSHGLGGRSDSEVQDGRGPGSKAAGRQQKEEPATETKPSRLVIFFRDYYFAFVTHKVVRWVIVLLLLGCLAGFAYSATKLEPDNEQIQLYTDSHHYSRAIKHNNYGFVSSDQDRTITIILVWGLKENDLSSCHFSSVECRGDHRFDDSFQASTLAAQRAFVRICDTMFNFTAEEVSEYAIRRDLVTGQPEIACFPRNMDTFLQSDPVSGSVDVTMPWDWTKTSAFMTSLSTHYDNSAFNSSFTHFLDIPLTYWIWDAFQQNNTEDYQIFNSLFGEETDTYTSGVLTAPSILVGNKIKYMAIAVNTTLRLQSLGYTEGIPIVQRWEQFMTEQLRTMPAEMQSGFQTTFLAWHWLYVQRALADNAILGIAVGLSLAFPVLVLSTCNVINGLLATLSICCVTTCVIGVIPLGGWKLGVLVSLNMCLVVGLAVDFVVHLAEGYHMSHRTDRRGRLQQALERMGISVFSGACTTLGASSFMLFAKIQFFFQFGIFMFCTIGFSLVFSMGLYVTVMGILGPQGNIGDIRVFFRKCCARIRPSEDTGSTPGQKRMENGVSPAMNGSLHQSPRR